The Kribbella jejuensis region GTACGAGTACGACGTCACCGGCCTGCAACTCGTGCAGCGCGACCTCGACCACACCGTCCTCGGTCACCTTCTCGGCCGAGTCGGGCAGCAACGCGGCCAGTGCGTCCAGCGCACCGGACGCGGCGCCGAGCGCCCGCATCTCCAGCCAGTGCCCGAGCAGCATGATCACGATCAGCAGCGCGAGCTCCCACCAGAAGTCCAGATCGAACCCGCCGAGCTTCAGCGTGGTCACCCAGGACGCGACGAACGCCACCGTGATCGCCATCGAGATCAACAGCATCATCCCGGGCTGCCGAGACTTCAGCTCGCTCCACCCGCCGGTCAGGAACGGCCGCCCACCGTACAGGAAGATCACCGTGCCGAGCACCGGCGCGATCAGCCCCGACCCCGGGAACTCCGGCGGCATGTAGCCGAGCAGGTCCGCGAACATGTGACTGAAGAACACCACCGGCACCGCCAGCCCCAAGCTGATCCAGAACCGATCCTTGAACTGCGCCGCATGATCCCCATGCCCACCATGTCCACCATGCCCGTCATGACCACCGTGCTGATGCTGCTCGTGCTCATCCATGCCCGAGAACATACCCCTAGGGGGTATCGAAATCAAGACCGCCCCGGAACCGCGTACCCGGACTCGTAGGCATACATCACCAACTGGGCCCGGTCCCGGCACTCCAGCTTGGTGAGCAGATGACTCACGTGCGACTTGACAGTGCCGTACCCGAGATGCAGCCGCTGCGCGATCTCCTGGTTCGACAACCCTTGAGCCACCGCCCGCAGCACGTCACGTTCACGATCGGTCAGACCGTCGTCGGCGGTGACCGCCCGCGCGCCGGGCAGCGCGGCGAACCGTTCGATCAATCGTCGGGTGATCCGCGGATGCAGCAGCGCCTCGCCCGCCGACACCACCTCGATCGCCTCGAGCAACTGGGCCGGACGCGTCTCCTTGAGCAGGAACCCGCTGGCGCCCGAACGTAGCGCCTCCAGTACGAGTTCGTCCTCGTCGAAGGTCGTCAGCACGACCACCCGCGTCTCCCGGCAGGCCGGGTCGGCCAGGATCGTGCGGGTCGCGGACAGCCCGTCGAGGTGCGGCATCCGGACGTCCATCAGGACGACATCGGGCGCGGTACGCCGGCACAGCACGATCGCCTCCAGTCCGTCCCGCGCCTCGCCGACCACGTCGATCTCATCGGCCGAGCGGAGCAGCAGCACGAATCCCGCCCGCACCAGGTCCTGGTCGTCGACGACCGCGACCCGGATCACCGCCGGACTCCGACCGGAAGCGTGGCGTGTACCCGGAAACCGTTGCCATGGACGCCGTACTCCACCCGGCCGCCGACCAGACGGGCCCGCTCCTCGAGTCCGATCAGCCCATGGCCGGACCCGGTTCCGGAGGACCGCGCCGGTCCCGGGTCGACGACCTCGAGACCGATCGAGGCACCGACCAAGGTGACCGTCACGGTCGCGGTCGTGGCGGCGGAGTGCTTGACGATGTTGGTCAGCGATTCCTGCACGATCCGGTACGCCGTCAGCGAGATCGCGGCGTCGAGCTCCGGCGCCGTACTCGGAAGTGTCAGCGTGACGTCGAGTCCCGCGCCACGGAGGTCCGCGACCAGTTCGGCGAGGTCGTCGATCCCGCGGGTCGGCGGCCGCGTCCCGTCCTCGTTCTCCGACCGCAACATGCCCAGCATCGAGCGGGTCTGCTCGAGCGCCCGGCGACTGGTGTCGGCGATGACTTCGAGCGAGCGCTCAGCCGCGTCCGCGTCGACGCGGATCAAATGGGCGCCGACCCCGGCCTGAACGGCGATCAGCGACATGCTGTGCGCGACCACGTCGTGCAGTTCGCGGGCGATCCGCAGCCGCTCCTCAGTGATCGCGGCCTGTACCTGATCCCGCTGCTGCCGGCGCCGGGAACGGATCGCATCACCGACCGCCCACGCAGCCACCAGGAGCGCGACGGCCTGCAGCAGGTCGGACATCCCCAGATCCGGTACGTCGAGCAGCGCCAGGCCCACGAAGCACGCCACCCCGACGCCCAACCCCGCGAGCCCCTCGGGGCGGCGGCCGTGTGCGGCGAGTGAGTAGAGACTGAACAGCAGCAGCACGGACAACAAGCCGATGTAGTGCCCCGACAGGCTGACGACCAGGCTGCCGATCACCATCACGGCGTACGACGTCAACGGCCGGCGGCGGCGCCACGCGAGTGCTCCGGCCGCGGCCGCGGTGGCCACGACCGAGAGCACGTCCGGGCTCTCCAGCTGAGGGTCGATCGACGCCGGGTCGTTGTTCAGCAGCGAGGCGAGCGCTGCCGCCGCGCAGCCGGCGCCGAGCACCGGATCGAGGTACGGCGACCAGCGTTGCGACGCGACGATCCACCAACTCTGCCGGCCCGAGGCCGGCGCAAGCTGCCCCCTCATATCCGGAGACTACGCGCGCACGGCCTGGACTGGCTGCGGTTCGGTCGACGCAGCAGGCGTCCGCCAGACCCGCGACCAGCGGAGCAGCACGAGCGCCATCACGGCACAGGCCCCGAGGGTTGCGAACCCCGTCTCACCGGCGACGTACGCGAGGCTCGAACCGGAGGTCGCGACGACAGCCGAGGCACCGAGGTCGAAGACGGTGTTCGCCACGTTGTGCGCGATCGCGACCGGCCAGACAGTCTTCGAGCGGTCCCAGAGCCACGCGTAGAGCACACCGGCCGCGGTGATCGTGAGCACGGCACACGGCGCGACGATCCACCGCGCACCGCCGGTGTCGTACGTCGTGGCGATCAGGATCAGCGGCAGGTGGAAACAGCCGTGGGCGAAACCGGTCACGACAGCGGCCCGCCGACGGCCGGTCAACTGCTGGAACCGCGGCAGCAGGTATCCACGCCAACCGATCTCCTCACCGAGGATGATCGCGGTCGGAACCACCAGCGCGATCACCAGATCGACCAACCACCCGGCCGAGAAACGACCGAGGTGCAGCGTTCCGGCACCGACCAGCAGCGCCGTACCGTACGCGCCGCCGCAGAGCAGCAGTGGTACTACGACCGCGGCAGGCCACGACCGGAAACCGGCCCTGCTCAGCCCGATCCCGCGCCAGAGAGCGCGGCGGCTTCCGCGCGGCGTGACGGTGAAGGTCAGGATGCCGACGGTCACGGTCGGGACCATGACACTGAGCAACAGGTTGAGATGCGCGTGCGGCAGGCCGAGCGCGATGGCCAGCGCGAGCAGGTAGGCGATGGTCAGGTAGGCGACGATCTCACGCGTTGTTTTCATGCACCCACGGTCCAGGCAGACCCGGGGGTACCGCGTCTGCCTGGAGACCTCGCTTACCTCTGTCTGCAGACAGAGCCGCTAGAGCGGATCGATGTCGGTCAGCGATTCCGGGGTCAGCTCGAGCCAGCGGGTGATTCCGATCTCGCGGAGGAACGGTACGTCGTGGCTGGCGATCACGAGGGCACCGTTGTACGACGCGAGGGCGTCCTTCAACTGCCCGACGCTCGCCAGGTCGAGGTTGTTCGTCGGCTCGTCGAGCATCAGCAACTGCGGGGGCGGCTCCGCCAGCAGCAAGGCCGCCAGCGTCGCCCGGAACCGCTCACCACCCGACAACGTCCTGACGAGCTGATCCGCCGCCCGCCCGCGGAACAAGAACCGTGCCAACCGCGCCCGCCGCTCCTGGTTCTCCGTCCCCAGAGCCAGCAACGCCAGGTTGTCGACGATCGACAGGTCGTCGCGCAGCAGGTCGAGCCGCTGTGGCAGGTACCGGAACGGCACCGCGGGCAGCTCCCCCGCCACGATCGACTGCAGCAACGTCGTCTTCCCGGCACCGTTCGGCCCGGTCAGCGCGATCCGCTCCGGACCCCGGATCTCCAGGTCGACGTGCGCCCCGGTCCGCAGTACGTGGTCCGCCAGCCGCAGCACCACCCGACCCGCAGGTACGGCGGTCTTCGGCAGGTCGACGCGGATCGTCTCGTCGTCGTGGACCTTGTCCTCGGCGTCCGCGAGCGCCTCCTGCGCGGACTCGAGCCGCTCGGACTGCATCCCGAGGTGCTTGCCGGCCGACACCTGCGCCGCCCGCTTCAGCCCGCCCGCGACGATCTTCGGGATCCCGCCCTGCTCGAAGGCGCGCTGCCCGCGGGCGCGGCGCTGGTCCATCTTCATCCGCGCGTCGATCAGGTCCTTCTTCTGTTTGCGTACGTCGGCCTCCGCCGCCCGGAGCATCCGCTCCGCGGCCTCCTGCTCGACCGCGACCGCCTCCTCGTACGCGGTCAGGTTGCCGCCGTACCAGGTGACCTCGCCCTTGC contains the following coding sequences:
- a CDS encoding response regulator; amino-acid sequence: MIRVAVVDDQDLVRAGFVLLLRSADEIDVVGEARDGLEAIVLCRRTAPDVVLMDVRMPHLDGLSATRTILADPACRETRVVVLTTFDEDELVLEALRSGASGFLLKETRPAQLLEAIEVVSAGEALLHPRITRRLIERFAALPGARAVTADDGLTDRERDVLRAVAQGLSNQEIAQRLHLGYGTVKSHVSHLLTKLECRDRAQLVMYAYESGYAVPGRS
- a CDS encoding sensor histidine kinase; protein product: MRGQLAPASGRQSWWIVASQRWSPYLDPVLGAGCAAAALASLLNNDPASIDPQLESPDVLSVVATAAAAGALAWRRRRPLTSYAVMVIGSLVVSLSGHYIGLLSVLLLFSLYSLAAHGRRPEGLAGLGVGVACFVGLALLDVPDLGMSDLLQAVALLVAAWAVGDAIRSRRRQQRDQVQAAITEERLRIARELHDVVAHSMSLIAVQAGVGAHLIRVDADAAERSLEVIADTSRRALEQTRSMLGMLRSENEDGTRPPTRGIDDLAELVADLRGAGLDVTLTLPSTAPELDAAISLTAYRIVQESLTNIVKHSAATTATVTVTLVGASIGLEVVDPGPARSSGTGSGHGLIGLEERARLVGGRVEYGVHGNGFRVHATLPVGVRR
- a CDS encoding CPBP family intramembrane glutamic endopeptidase, translating into MKTTREIVAYLTIAYLLALAIALGLPHAHLNLLLSVMVPTVTVGILTFTVTPRGSRRALWRGIGLSRAGFRSWPAAVVVPLLLCGGAYGTALLVGAGTLHLGRFSAGWLVDLVIALVVPTAIILGEEIGWRGYLLPRFQQLTGRRRAAVVTGFAHGCFHLPLILIATTYDTGGARWIVAPCAVLTITAAGVLYAWLWDRSKTVWPVAIAHNVANTVFDLGASAVVATSGSSLAYVAGETGFATLGACAVMALVLLRWSRVWRTPAASTEPQPVQAVRA
- a CDS encoding ABC-F family ATP-binding cassette domain-containing protein, with product MSFSLSCTDLFFAWPDGEALFDGLTFVAGPVRSGLVGRNGAGKSTLLRLIAGRLTPQRGAIRVSGELGYLPQDLTLDTSLRVDQALGIETVRRAITAIESGDASEQNFAIVGDDWDVDERAEALLGKLGLGAVGLDRSVGELSGGETILLGLAAELLRRPDVLLLDEPTNNLDLRARRHLYDAVDQFRGALLIVSHDRELLDRVDQIGDLRKGEVTWYGGNLTAYEEAVAVEQEAAERMLRAAEADVRKQKKDLIDARMKMDQRRARGQRAFEQGGIPKIVAGGLKRAAQVSAGKHLGMQSERLESAQEALADAEDKVHDDETIRVDLPKTAVPAGRVVLRLADHVLRTGAHVDLEIRGPERIALTGPNGAGKTTLLQSIVAGELPAVPFRYLPQRLDLLRDDLSIVDNLALLALGTENQERRARLARFLFRGRAADQLVRTLSGGERFRATLAALLLAEPPPQLLMLDEPTNNLDLASVGQLKDALASYNGALVIASHDVPFLREIGITRWLELTPESLTDIDPL